In the Alteromonas sp. M12 genome, one interval contains:
- a CDS encoding aspartate aminotransferase family protein — MQVTRATFDEVMVPNYNPAAIVPVKGQGSRVWDQEGKEYIDFAGGIAVNVLGHCHPDLVATLKEQGEKLWHVSNVFTNEPALRLGKKLTHATFADKVYFANSGAEANEAALKLARRYALEHFGEDKNQIIAFNQGFHGRTFFTVTVGGQSAYSDGFGPKPGAVEHVDFNNLDALKDIISDKTCAVIMEPLQGEGGVISSSQEFVEGVRALCSEHNALLIFDEVQSGVGRTGHLYAYMGLNVVPDILTTAKSLGGGFPIGAMLTTSEIAASLKVGTHGSTYGGNPLACAVAEKVLDIVNTPAVLQDVKRKEKLFRDGLEKINQKFNVFSEIRGQGLLIGCALNEQYHGKARDFLVASAANNMMCLVAGANVVRFAPSLVIPDEDIAEGLARFERAIEHVVNS, encoded by the coding sequence GCAAGTAACACGCGCAACGTTTGACGAAGTTATGGTTCCCAATTACAACCCAGCGGCAATTGTTCCTGTAAAAGGTCAAGGATCTCGAGTTTGGGATCAGGAAGGAAAAGAATACATAGACTTTGCCGGTGGTATCGCTGTGAACGTATTAGGCCATTGCCATCCTGATTTAGTCGCCACCTTGAAAGAACAAGGCGAAAAATTGTGGCATGTCAGTAACGTATTCACCAATGAGCCGGCTCTTCGCTTAGGTAAAAAATTAACTCACGCTACCTTCGCTGATAAAGTTTACTTTGCAAATTCAGGTGCAGAAGCAAACGAGGCTGCACTGAAACTAGCTAGACGCTACGCACTAGAGCATTTTGGTGAAGACAAAAATCAAATCATCGCTTTTAATCAGGGTTTTCACGGACGTACATTTTTCACCGTAACTGTTGGCGGTCAATCAGCTTATTCTGATGGTTTTGGTCCTAAACCAGGTGCTGTTGAGCATGTGGATTTCAACAACCTTGATGCACTTAAAGACATTATCTCGGATAAAACCTGCGCCGTGATTATGGAACCTTTGCAAGGTGAAGGTGGAGTAATCAGTTCTAGCCAAGAATTTGTAGAAGGCGTGCGGGCTTTATGTTCTGAACACAACGCATTACTTATTTTTGATGAAGTGCAATCGGGCGTTGGCCGTACAGGACATTTATACGCATATATGGGCTTAAACGTCGTCCCTGACATCCTCACAACGGCAAAATCATTAGGCGGCGGTTTCCCAATCGGTGCAATGCTAACCACCTCTGAAATAGCGGCTAGCTTGAAAGTCGGCACACACGGAAGTACTTACGGTGGTAACCCATTAGCTTGCGCAGTTGCAGAAAAAGTTTTAGACATTGTTAACACGCCAGCGGTTCTGCAAGACGTTAAGCGTAAAGAAAAACTATTCCGCGATGGTTTAGAAAAAATTAATCAAAAGTTCAATGTATTCAGTGAAATTCGCGGCCAAGGTTTATTAATTGGTTGTGCCCTGAATGAACAATATCACGGTAAAGCAAGAGACTTTTTAGTGGCTTCTGCTGCTAACAATATGATGTGCCTAGTTGCTGGCGCAAATGTTGTGCGATTTGCACCTTCATTAGTCATCCCTGATGAAGATATCGCCGAAGGTTTAGCGCGTTTTGAACGTGCCATTGAGCATGTTGTAAATAGCTAA
- the astA gene encoding arginine N-succinyltransferase, with the protein MKVIRPIALNDYDALYDIAVESGIGFTSLPVNEALLRRKIEQSEIAFREKVDKPANQSYLFVMEDTDTNEVVGTSGIAATVGLEDSFYHYHCGKVVHASRELKIHNTVDILTLCNDYTGVSEICTLFLKENARKGSNGRLLSKFRFLFMLEHQTRFSETVIAEMRGVSDENGTSPFWQWLEEHFFSMDFPTADYLTGIGDKVFIAELMPKYPIYVSLLSKAAQAVIGQVHEKTRPALQLLQQEGFISRGYVDIFDGGPTVEANIQHIRTAQASRKLPIKIDQQKAADGALCYVINTKVKDFRAITTEVYVDNDNNFAYISPESAAALMVVENDHIRYAPTKII; encoded by the coding sequence ATGAAAGTGATCCGTCCTATTGCGTTAAATGATTATGATGCCTTGTATGATATTGCTGTTGAGTCAGGTATTGGTTTTACATCACTGCCTGTAAACGAGGCTTTGTTACGACGCAAAATAGAACAATCTGAAATTGCTTTTCGAGAGAAAGTCGATAAACCCGCTAATCAAAGCTATTTATTCGTCATGGAAGATACCGATACAAATGAAGTAGTCGGTACCAGTGGCATTGCTGCGACAGTCGGCCTAGAAGACTCTTTTTACCACTATCATTGTGGCAAAGTAGTGCATGCTTCTCGTGAGCTTAAAATCCACAACACTGTGGATATTTTAACGCTTTGTAACGACTACACAGGTGTGTCTGAAATATGCACTTTGTTTCTCAAAGAAAATGCTCGTAAAGGCAGTAATGGTCGATTGCTGTCAAAATTTCGATTTTTATTTATGTTAGAGCATCAAACTCGGTTTTCAGAAACAGTAATTGCTGAAATGCGTGGAGTAAGTGACGAAAACGGCACCTCTCCATTTTGGCAATGGCTGGAAGAACATTTCTTTTCAATGGACTTCCCCACTGCGGATTATTTAACCGGCATTGGAGACAAAGTCTTCATTGCCGAATTAATGCCCAAATACCCAATTTATGTCAGTTTGTTGAGCAAAGCGGCGCAAGCGGTTATCGGTCAAGTTCATGAAAAAACTCGTCCTGCTTTACAGCTTTTGCAACAAGAAGGGTTTATTAGCCGTGGCTATGTGGACATTTTTGATGGTGGCCCAACAGTAGAAGCCAATATCCAACACATTAGAACCGCCCAAGCTAGTCGTAAGCTGCCGATTAAAATTGACCAGCAAAAAGCCGCTGACGGCGCTTTATGCTACGTAATTAATACTAAGGTAAAAGACTTTAGAGCAATTACCACGGAAGTCTATGTAGATAACGACAACAACTTTGCGTATATCTCTCCCGAAAGCGCTGCAGCGTTAATGGTCGTTGAAAATGACCATATACGATATGCGCCAACCAAAATAATTTAA